In Nitrospira sp., one genomic interval encodes:
- a CDS encoding penicillin-binding protein activator, producing the protein MVSRSGSRASHRRVYSLALAVTFLVGCVAFADAAPASKASPPPKTSQPKPQGNTGQATLDQAKKLLDSEQYEPAAALLRRFIESSPAPDLLDDAYLLTAAAMFGLKDQTETVRYINQLLGEFPASDLADRAKLLLARTHARAGNLDLALPLLAEVRSLSTNPDTKREALRLTGEFQAQKKDVLRTIQAWLDELPLDTGDQARETEGLIREFVQEKLDVPALIRVRDAYPRSFPGDLASIKLIELHSAAGEDHLVERDLKLFLSRFPNHSYTTKAAELQAAVRAKFKSHPYSIAAIFPMSGKLAPFGTEVLNGIQLALERTKDGSDAPSIGLIVKDTEADRAAFLDELSGVLADDRPLAVIGPLLSRNLPAMAELAERTHIPLITPSATVTNLRRLGNYVFSTALTYGHQAKRVAEYAFREQQYKRVAILYPDTVYGRELARLFAQEIRQQDAELIASELYKEGDADFRAVIAKLKAEDLKKYGVEVPIEQDPTKPQVKSNGKKTKRILYSPGFDAVFIPGRSLDVSLLATQLAFHDIAVPLLGTNGWNTADFARVADRSIEGGVFVDGFFADSPNPAVQEFVERYRKRYQATPSLFAAQGYDAARLVVEAIRRGATTGEAVQDFLLMQHDLPTLSGPSGFSPDGTLNRHVFLIQVKQGRFVPME; encoded by the coding sequence ATGGTTTCTCGATCAGGATCCCGCGCCTCGCATCGCCGCGTGTACAGCCTCGCCCTCGCGGTGACCTTTCTCGTAGGCTGTGTTGCGTTTGCTGACGCAGCTCCCGCCTCGAAAGCATCGCCTCCTCCCAAAACCAGCCAACCCAAACCGCAGGGCAATACCGGCCAAGCCACCTTAGACCAGGCCAAGAAACTCCTCGATTCGGAACAATACGAACCTGCCGCCGCCCTCCTGCGGCGCTTTATCGAGAGCAGTCCTGCCCCAGACCTTCTCGATGACGCCTACCTCCTTACGGCCGCTGCCATGTTCGGGCTGAAGGATCAGACCGAGACGGTTCGATACATCAACCAGTTATTGGGTGAATTCCCGGCGTCGGATTTAGCGGACCGAGCCAAACTGCTGCTCGCGCGCACGCATGCCCGAGCCGGGAATCTCGACCTGGCGTTGCCGCTGCTTGCGGAGGTTCGCAGCCTCTCCACGAACCCGGACACTAAACGGGAGGCCCTACGCCTGACCGGTGAATTCCAGGCGCAGAAGAAGGATGTGCTGCGCACGATTCAAGCCTGGCTGGACGAACTCCCACTCGATACCGGAGATCAGGCCCGCGAGACCGAAGGATTGATTCGAGAATTCGTCCAAGAGAAGCTCGATGTGCCGGCTCTCATCCGAGTGCGTGATGCCTATCCCAGGAGTTTTCCCGGCGATCTGGCCTCGATCAAGCTCATCGAGCTTCATTCTGCGGCGGGTGAAGACCACTTGGTCGAACGCGATTTGAAACTATTCTTGAGTCGATTCCCCAACCATTCTTACACCACCAAAGCTGCCGAGTTACAGGCCGCCGTGCGGGCGAAGTTCAAATCCCATCCCTATTCGATCGCTGCCATTTTTCCCATGTCGGGCAAGCTCGCGCCATTCGGGACCGAAGTGCTGAACGGCATCCAACTCGCCTTGGAACGAACCAAAGATGGCTCCGACGCTCCGTCGATCGGACTGATCGTTAAGGATACCGAGGCCGACCGTGCCGCCTTTCTCGATGAATTGTCCGGCGTCCTGGCAGACGATCGGCCTTTGGCCGTGATCGGCCCGTTGCTGTCCAGGAACCTTCCCGCGATGGCCGAGCTGGCAGAACGCACGCACATCCCTCTGATTACACCGAGCGCGACCGTGACGAACCTGCGACGGCTCGGCAACTACGTCTTCAGCACCGCCCTGACCTACGGCCATCAAGCCAAACGCGTCGCCGAGTACGCCTTTCGCGAGCAACAGTATAAGCGGGTGGCCATTCTCTACCCCGACACAGTGTATGGCCGCGAATTGGCCCGGCTCTTCGCGCAGGAAATCCGTCAGCAGGATGCGGAACTCATCGCCAGCGAACTGTACAAAGAAGGCGACGCCGATTTTCGTGCCGTGATCGCCAAACTGAAGGCGGAGGATCTCAAGAAATACGGCGTCGAAGTGCCGATCGAGCAGGACCCCACGAAACCCCAGGTCAAATCGAACGGCAAAAAAACAAAACGGATTCTCTATTCTCCCGGATTCGATGCCGTCTTTATTCCCGGTCGGTCATTGGATGTGAGCTTGCTGGCAACCCAACTGGCCTTTCACGACATCGCCGTCCCCCTCCTCGGTACCAATGGTTGGAACACCGCCGACTTCGCGCGCGTGGCGGATCGGAGTATTGAAGGCGGCGTGTTTGTCGATGGATTTTTTGCCGACAGTCCCAATCCTGCCGTGCAAGAATTCGTCGAACGGTATCGCAAACGATATCAGGCAACCCCGTCACTGTTCGCAGCCCAGGGGTACGATGCCGCACGACTCGTCGTCGAGGCGATCCGTCGCGGCGCCACCACGGGAGAGGCCGTGCAGGACTTTCTACTGATGCAGCATGACCTTCCGACCTTGAGCGGCCCCAGCGGGTTCAGCCCGGACGGAACCCTGAACCGCCACGTCTTTCTCATTCAGGTCAAACAGGGCCGATTCGTTCCGATGGAGTGA
- the xerD gene encoding site-specific tyrosine recombinase XerD: MTLQPKIGETEARPERLPLEEYLERYRTYLRVTRGLSRNTLLAYGRDVAVFQAFLRDHGVWDARAVSPQTMTHYMDGLHRMGLAAVSRARALAAVRSLFRFLKQEGIVTVGPTLSLRSAVRARRLPKTLSCEDVTKLLEMPRLLSPEDHRDHVMVEVLYAAGLRVSELIALRLDQCNLVVGYVGITGKGDKQRIVPLGRPAVDKLEAYLRTARAELLKQRSSRYLFITRRGTPLTRQGFWKLLRLRAKRAGISGLPSPHMLRHSFATHLLQRGADLRSVQAMLGHADIATTQIYTHVDASQLKKIHNACFPRNRSRR; the protein is encoded by the coding sequence ATGACGTTGCAGCCGAAGATTGGTGAAACCGAGGCGCGACCGGAGCGACTGCCGCTCGAGGAATACCTGGAACGATACCGGACTTATCTCCGGGTGACGCGCGGGTTGTCTCGCAACACACTCCTTGCCTATGGGCGGGACGTGGCCGTGTTCCAGGCCTTTCTACGGGATCACGGCGTCTGGGATGCACGAGCGGTATCCCCACAGACCATGACGCACTACATGGACGGGCTCCATCGAATGGGATTGGCGGCCGTGTCGCGCGCGCGGGCGCTTGCCGCCGTGCGAAGCCTGTTTCGCTTCTTGAAGCAAGAAGGGATTGTGACGGTCGGTCCGACCCTCAGCTTACGCAGCGCCGTGCGCGCAAGGCGCTTACCGAAGACGTTGAGTTGTGAGGATGTGACGAAACTGCTGGAGATGCCGCGGCTGCTTTCGCCGGAGGATCACCGTGACCACGTGATGGTCGAGGTGTTGTATGCCGCCGGTCTACGCGTCTCGGAGTTGATTGCCTTGAGGCTGGATCAGTGCAATCTGGTCGTGGGATATGTCGGTATTACAGGGAAGGGCGATAAGCAACGCATCGTCCCACTAGGGCGGCCTGCGGTCGATAAGCTGGAAGCCTATCTGCGGACGGCGCGAGCGGAGTTGCTGAAGCAGCGGTCCTCGCGATACCTGTTCATCACGAGGAGGGGCACGCCGTTGACGCGGCAAGGGTTTTGGAAACTGCTGCGGCTGCGGGCGAAGCGGGCCGGTATCTCAGGCTTACCCTCTCCCCACATGCTGCGCCATTCGTTCGCGACCCATTTGCTTCAGCGTGGGGCGGACTTGCGTTCCGTTCAAGCGATGCTGGGGCACGCAGACATTGCGACGACGCAGATCTACACGCATGTGGATGCCTCGCAGTTGAAAAAAATCCACAATGCGTGTTTCCCGCGCAACAGGTCTCGCCGGTGA
- a CDS encoding MotA/TolQ/ExbB proton channel family protein produces the protein MFQSGVMGVVGSLGAVSKIVLLLLLFASIISWGVIFYKWRSFKTADREDQRFFNAFTKIRDLDELYRQSKRVDGSPSARVFQGLMDRVAPSTSDMLLSTSASKEPTPAFDHHYVDKTVAYLVQNQVSQLESYLPILATTGNITPFIGLLGTVLGIIDSFREIGLQGTASIAAVAPGVSEALVATAAGLFTAIPAVIFYNYFLTRIRKTVFRIESFTVEAVRSLQTRLKQTAVGVQG, from the coding sequence ATGTTCCAATCTGGAGTGATGGGGGTGGTCGGTTCGTTGGGAGCGGTCTCAAAGATCGTGCTCCTCCTGCTGTTGTTCGCCTCCATCATTTCATGGGGCGTGATCTTCTATAAGTGGCGCAGTTTTAAGACGGCGGATCGCGAGGACCAGCGATTTTTTAACGCCTTCACGAAGATTCGAGACCTCGATGAGTTGTATCGCCAATCGAAACGCGTGGACGGCAGTCCGAGTGCGCGAGTGTTTCAAGGGTTGATGGATCGTGTCGCGCCCTCGACCAGTGATATGTTGTTGAGCACCAGCGCGTCAAAAGAACCGACGCCCGCCTTTGATCACCACTATGTGGACAAGACCGTTGCCTACCTGGTGCAAAATCAGGTGTCCCAGTTGGAATCCTATCTGCCCATTCTGGCCACCACCGGCAATATTACGCCCTTTATCGGATTGCTGGGCACGGTGTTGGGCATTATCGATTCGTTCCGTGAAATCGGTCTGCAAGGCACTGCCAGCATCGCGGCCGTTGCTCCGGGGGTATCCGAGGCCTTGGTGGCCACGGCGGCTGGGCTTTTTACGGCCATTCCCGCCGTTATTTTCTACAATTATTTCCTCACCCGCATTCGGAAGACCGTGTTTCGGATCGAGTCGTTTACGGTGGAAGCCGTGCGCTCCTTGCAGACCAGATTGAAGCAGACGGCCGTCGGGGTGCAGGGATGA
- a CDS encoding biopolymer transporter ExbD has translation MMTETRHRRFMAEINVIPLVDVVLVLLVIFMVTAPMLYRGMDINLPKSASNTIKPEARAVLSIERDQRLYLDKDQVSLMQLDQKLRVLKDQSPDVSLFLRADRDVPYGIVVQVMDSVKKAGIEKLGMVTEPTGAERVSDSMPTPAQPRKK, from the coding sequence ATGATGACGGAGACGCGCCATCGCCGTTTCATGGCGGAGATCAACGTGATTCCGCTCGTGGATGTGGTGTTGGTGCTGCTGGTGATTTTCATGGTCACCGCTCCCATGCTGTATCGAGGGATGGATATCAATCTGCCGAAATCGGCCAGCAATACGATTAAGCCGGAAGCGAGGGCGGTTTTGTCCATTGAGCGAGACCAACGATTGTACTTGGATAAGGATCAGGTCAGCCTCATGCAGCTTGACCAGAAACTGCGCGTGTTGAAGGATCAAAGTCCGGATGTGTCGTTGTTTCTGCGAGCCGATCGGGATGTGCCCTACGGAATTGTGGTGCAGGTGATGGACAGTGTGAAAAAGGCCGGGATCGAAAAACTCGGGATGGTAACGGAGCCCACTGGTGCCGAGCGGGTGAGTGACTCGATGCCGACTCCGGCGCAGCCACGCAAGAAATAG
- a CDS encoding TonB family protein translates to MTFQTLPRQTSLFLTGDGGDAGESRLRKTVMVSLLLHLCVLTLIMGVKLFKKTERPLSAVEVSLVTLPAVEPKPEPKMEKVEKMERVEKVVPRPVPRPVQPAPIPVPPKPVQTPAPTPPPVQTAPVAKPAPPAPVPPAPTPAPRLPVPTLSAPQPISQATHAPATAPVTNRTDVLKDVMKDIELPPNAPQYGDLAPMKPAEAKRAAQAKLERSPDRSELDAMLKRLKVPDLAPAASADLPHEPAKPTVPPPKRASLSEELHSELDRELQDLKKLPPPPPVKVTEPVREVKPMFREPQPVASAPPVTASVTRTKPDTKLRVAGISGSNQYLARVQARISGFWTAPPVDLSGKALTVVVKFRLERDGRVGTVVIEQSSGNEYYDLSAQRAIQSAIPLPPFPPDLTESYFDAHFTFAVGEAAG, encoded by the coding sequence ATGACCTTCCAAACCCTGCCAAGACAGACTTCGCTGTTCCTCACCGGTGACGGAGGCGATGCCGGGGAGAGCCGTCTTCGCAAGACGGTGATGGTGTCCCTGCTTCTGCATCTGTGCGTGTTGACCCTCATCATGGGGGTCAAGTTGTTCAAGAAAACGGAACGCCCGCTGTCTGCGGTGGAGGTATCGCTGGTTACCTTGCCTGCCGTAGAGCCAAAGCCGGAGCCGAAGATGGAGAAGGTGGAAAAAATGGAACGGGTTGAGAAGGTCGTTCCTCGTCCGGTCCCCAGGCCGGTCCAGCCTGCTCCGATTCCTGTCCCGCCGAAACCGGTCCAGACTCCTGCTCCGACTCCGCCGCCTGTTCAGACTGCTCCAGTGGCGAAACCGGCTCCCCCGGCTCCGGTTCCTCCGGCTCCGACTCCCGCTCCGCGGTTGCCGGTTCCAACTCTCTCGGCTCCACAGCCGATTTCGCAGGCAACCCATGCACCGGCCACGGCTCCCGTGACGAATCGGACAGATGTGCTGAAGGATGTGATGAAGGATATCGAATTGCCGCCGAATGCGCCGCAGTATGGAGATCTGGCGCCCATGAAACCGGCGGAGGCCAAACGTGCCGCACAGGCCAAGCTGGAGCGATCGCCTGATCGATCGGAATTGGATGCGATGCTGAAGAGGTTGAAGGTGCCGGATCTGGCTCCCGCGGCATCGGCGGATCTTCCGCATGAGCCGGCGAAACCCACCGTTCCTCCTCCGAAGCGCGCTTCGCTGTCGGAAGAGTTGCACAGCGAACTTGACCGCGAATTGCAGGACTTGAAGAAACTTCCGCCTCCGCCTCCGGTGAAAGTCACTGAGCCGGTGCGTGAAGTCAAGCCCATGTTCCGCGAGCCGCAACCGGTGGCCAGCGCTCCGCCGGTGACCGCAAGCGTGACCCGAACCAAGCCGGATACAAAATTGCGAGTAGCAGGTATCTCTGGGTCGAATCAATACCTGGCTCGTGTGCAGGCGAGAATCAGCGGGTTTTGGACGGCCCCTCCGGTCGACCTGTCGGGAAAGGCCCTCACGGTCGTCGTGAAGTTCCGATTGGAGCGCGATGGTCGAGTGGGGACGGTGGTCATCGAACAATCGTCAGGCAACGAATATTATGACCTGTCCGCCCAGCGGGCCATTCAGAGTGCGATTCCGCTGCCGCCTTTTCCGCCTGATTTGACAGAGTCGTATTTCGATGCCCACTTCACTTTTGCTGTAGGCGAGGCTGCAGGATGA
- the tolB gene encoding Tol-Pal system beta propeller repeat protein TolB produces the protein MNRTIIGLMMALCVVVGAGLFGILDSRATDVFLEATRPDFQKIPIGVFGFQNGGAPEWLGGRIEEVLKADLQRSLVFSLVDLPGIGVKTREVTVADKAVFKQAAENGVSVLVWGKSGQKNGAKDSELLMDGFVYDSGSDEVVGGKRYVGSTSVVRLMAHRFADELVFRYTGEPGIARTKIVYVAEHGNARELFVMDYDGYEPKQITADGFLNLMPRWSPDRRFIVFTAYRSRNAQDIDILELATGKRWTLVSMGGLNITPALSPDGNFLAFASSQDGNSEIYKLDTRTKTSQRLTVNQGGDLSPTWSPTGREMAFTSDRGGSPQIFIMSADGANVRRLTYEGDYNAAPAWSPRGNWIAYVCRTAQRLYKICIISPDGQKRVQVTTGNGIDDSPSWSPDGRHLTFSSTIDGKSHIYMVNTDGKDLERITFGGTHNSSPSWSPAL, from the coding sequence ATGAATCGGACGATCATCGGTCTCATGATGGCCCTCTGTGTGGTGGTGGGCGCCGGACTCTTTGGTATTCTGGACTCCCGCGCCACAGATGTGTTTCTTGAGGCGACCAGACCGGACTTCCAAAAAATTCCCATCGGGGTGTTCGGATTCCAGAACGGCGGCGCGCCCGAATGGCTGGGGGGGCGTATTGAAGAGGTCCTGAAGGCCGATCTGCAGCGGTCGCTGGTGTTTTCGTTGGTGGATCTACCGGGCATCGGGGTCAAGACGCGCGAGGTCACCGTCGCTGATAAGGCCGTTTTTAAACAAGCGGCCGAGAACGGTGTCTCGGTGTTGGTCTGGGGAAAATCCGGGCAGAAGAATGGCGCCAAAGACAGCGAATTGCTCATGGACGGATTCGTCTACGACAGCGGCAGCGATGAGGTTGTGGGCGGTAAGCGATATGTCGGATCCACCTCCGTGGTGCGCTTGATGGCGCATCGGTTTGCGGACGAACTGGTCTTTCGCTATACCGGCGAGCCGGGCATCGCGCGAACGAAAATCGTGTATGTTGCCGAACATGGCAATGCACGTGAACTGTTCGTGATGGACTATGACGGCTATGAGCCGAAGCAGATTACGGCCGACGGATTTCTCAATCTCATGCCGAGATGGTCCCCGGATCGGCGGTTCATCGTCTTCACGGCCTATCGCAGTCGCAACGCGCAGGACATCGACATCTTGGAGTTGGCCACCGGCAAGCGCTGGACATTGGTCTCCATGGGGGGGTTGAATATCACGCCTGCGTTATCGCCCGACGGCAATTTCCTGGCCTTTGCCAGCAGTCAGGACGGCAACTCGGAGATCTACAAACTCGACACCAGGACGAAGACGTCTCAGCGGCTGACCGTGAATCAAGGCGGGGACTTGTCTCCGACCTGGTCCCCGACGGGCCGCGAGATGGCATTCACGTCCGACCGCGGCGGATCTCCGCAAATCTTCATCATGAGCGCCGATGGAGCCAATGTGCGTCGCTTGACCTATGAAGGAGACTATAACGCCGCACCTGCCTGGTCGCCGCGCGGCAATTGGATCGCCTACGTCTGTCGTACGGCGCAACGTCTGTACAAGATCTGCATCATCTCTCCGGATGGGCAGAAACGCGTACAGGTGACGACCGGCAACGGCATTGACGATTCACCGTCGTGGTCTCCGGACGGTCGGCATTTGACCTTCAGTTCGACCATCGACGGCAAGAGCCATATCTATATGGTGAATACGGACGGCAAAGATTTGGAGCGCATCACATTCGGCGGGACCCACAACAGCTCGCCTTCGTGGTCTCCTGCGCTGTGA
- the pal gene encoding peptidoglycan-associated lipoprotein Pal: MAIRVATMGLTVAVGMLLVLQGGCSKKSIQSGGDAQSSERGMAKSGGPPPSAMGSMGSTGGATGPSSSFDSAGSSGSTFPDLSLSSKPQDEPEVGGLRGFDSVSGGKAPSEERLGGSGTMLAKVEPSESTARQIEDIRREQAKEQAASAEAGLRDVFFGYDSWTITEEGRQSLMEDAQWIKNNPTALVKIEGHCDERGTLAYNLVLGEKRAKAVRNYLVELGVGANRLAVVSYGKERPFCNERTESCYQQNRRGHVVVRSK; the protein is encoded by the coding sequence ATGGCGATACGGGTAGCGACAATGGGCCTGACGGTAGCAGTCGGGATGCTATTGGTCCTTCAAGGGGGCTGTTCCAAAAAATCCATTCAGTCCGGCGGTGATGCCCAGTCGTCGGAACGCGGAATGGCGAAGTCGGGCGGGCCGCCGCCGAGTGCCATGGGCTCAATGGGATCGACCGGAGGGGCCACCGGCCCGAGCAGCTCATTCGATTCAGCAGGGTCCAGCGGGTCTACGTTCCCGGATTTGTCGTTGTCGAGCAAGCCTCAGGATGAGCCGGAGGTGGGCGGGCTGCGCGGCTTCGATTCCGTCTCCGGTGGGAAGGCTCCGTCGGAGGAGCGGCTGGGTGGCAGCGGCACCATGTTGGCCAAAGTGGAACCGTCGGAAAGCACCGCGCGCCAAATCGAGGACATTCGCCGCGAGCAGGCCAAGGAACAGGCCGCGTCTGCGGAAGCGGGACTGCGGGATGTATTTTTCGGATATGACAGTTGGACGATTACCGAAGAAGGGCGGCAGTCCCTCATGGAGGACGCGCAGTGGATCAAGAACAACCCCACCGCCTTGGTGAAGATCGAAGGTCACTGCGACGAGCGCGGTACGCTGGCGTATAACTTGGTGTTGGGTGAGAAGCGTGCGAAGGCCGTGCGGAACTATCTGGTTGAACTCGGCGTCGGAGCGAACCGCTTGGCGGTGGTGTCGTACGGCAAGGAACGTCCCTTCTGCAATGAGCGGACGGAGAGCTGCTATCAGCAGAATCGTCGCGGACACGTCGTGGTCCGGTCGAAATAA
- the ybgF gene encoding tol-pal system protein YbgF, with protein sequence MDGEVPQRNTMSIGPRNGGRRLFSDTIRVQQGVVVVLAAGMAFLSGCVAQQADLKQTERELQRRIKQSTEELAQTRARQNQEIVSLREQDIPSLRGDVDKAIHRAQTLEARQDDLLAKLASQDVKFTQQLREGEKRSIEESKRLGWVEKQLVDQDALLKGERDRSRAELTALTTRLDQVASHIEAVQKNMLDAVSKTNTALAQKVDSRLDEQQRLLTTLESRSHNVAQLDAQNKTMADQVVKFNQALVEFRSALTNLGERVMQQDQTVKHLASSLEQETTALGRRTEALAGKIDADNKVTTEHLNEVNRSVASVAKALENAGGKFVSRGDDQERRIEETSRQVAHIQSQIVTLDKNLENQHAFLKQVEQHLASLRTAAVPRSEPAPVVAEAAPVPQALPPAEPPPSANGATSRSENRSAALLADREFYERILTRFKDGDLDGARQGFAEFLAQHPHSDLAPNARFWLGESYYGKKDYSRAIDAYDQVQLNHPASEKVPAALLKKGYAYLALKDRKRAASALKQVIDLYPRSPEANKAVDKLNQLKELPER encoded by the coding sequence ATGGACGGCGAAGTACCTCAGCGAAACACGATGAGCATCGGACCAAGGAACGGCGGACGTCGCCTGTTCTCCGACACGATCAGGGTACAGCAGGGCGTCGTCGTGGTCCTCGCGGCCGGCATGGCATTCTTGTCCGGTTGTGTGGCCCAACAGGCGGATCTGAAGCAGACCGAACGCGAGCTACAACGTCGCATCAAGCAGTCGACCGAAGAGCTGGCCCAAACACGGGCTCGTCAAAACCAGGAAATCGTGTCGCTACGCGAGCAGGATATTCCCTCTTTGCGCGGCGATGTGGATAAAGCGATCCATCGGGCCCAAACGCTTGAAGCGCGGCAGGACGATCTGCTCGCCAAGCTGGCCTCTCAGGACGTGAAATTTACTCAGCAGCTCCGCGAGGGAGAGAAGCGTTCCATTGAAGAAAGCAAACGACTCGGCTGGGTAGAAAAACAACTCGTCGACCAGGATGCTTTGCTCAAGGGGGAACGGGACCGCAGCAGGGCGGAACTCACGGCTCTCACGACGCGTCTCGATCAGGTGGCCTCCCATATCGAGGCTGTTCAGAAGAATATGCTCGATGCGGTGTCGAAGACCAACACGGCGCTGGCGCAGAAAGTGGATTCGCGGCTGGACGAGCAGCAGCGTCTGCTGACCACACTCGAAAGCCGTTCCCACAATGTGGCCCAGCTTGATGCTCAGAACAAAACCATGGCGGATCAGGTGGTTAAATTTAACCAGGCTCTGGTCGAATTCCGCTCGGCCCTGACCAACCTGGGCGAGCGTGTGATGCAGCAGGATCAAACGGTCAAGCATCTTGCGAGCTCTCTGGAACAGGAAACCACGGCCTTAGGCCGCAGGACAGAAGCGTTGGCTGGAAAAATCGATGCCGACAACAAGGTCACGACCGAGCACTTGAACGAAGTCAACCGGAGCGTAGCGTCGGTCGCCAAGGCCTTGGAGAATGCCGGGGGAAAATTCGTCTCCCGTGGCGATGACCAGGAACGTCGAATCGAAGAGACTTCGCGGCAGGTCGCTCATATCCAGTCTCAGATCGTGACGCTCGACAAAAATCTGGAAAATCAGCATGCGTTCCTGAAGCAGGTGGAACAGCACCTGGCCTCCTTGCGCACCGCTGCCGTTCCGCGCAGCGAGCCTGCCCCCGTGGTTGCCGAGGCCGCTCCGGTCCCGCAGGCTCTGCCCCCTGCAGAGCCACCCCCATCGGCCAACGGCGCGACGAGCCGATCGGAGAATCGCAGCGCCGCGCTCCTGGCCGATCGTGAGTTCTACGAACGGATTTTAACCCGATTCAAGGATGGAGACTTGGATGGAGCCAGGCAGGGGTTCGCCGAATTTCTGGCGCAACATCCCCATTCAGACCTTGCGCCCAACGCTCGGTTCTGGTTGGGGGAGTCCTACTACGGCAAGAAGGATTACTCGCGCGCCATCGATGCCTATGACCAGGTGCAGCTGAATCATCCTGCCAGCGAGAAGGTGCCTGCCGCGCTACTGAAAAAGGGGTATGCCTATCTGGCGCTCAAAGATCGGAAACGGGCGGCGTCGGCGCTCAAGCAGGTCATCGATCTGTATCCCCGGTCGCCGGAAGCCAATAAAGCCGTCGATAAGCTGAACCAACTAAAGGAGCTGCCTGAGCGATGA
- the ybgF gene encoding tol-pal system protein YbgF has translation MSRRLIVSLQVGLCCAAGVIFTGCAKHADFLEVRDQVSIIAKTQDQEQKRFEAMQRRLEALERVREPEGGKLRLDDALARLQKLEGRLAKIEEAQMAQAAAARSDFALAEATRQARVTKPAAPIDLPSAVPGVQPITITPTSAFNLAYNDYLNGKFDLAVSGFQRFIKDFPSTSLTPNAHYWLGESYYGQKDYVRAMQSFEHVVNEYVGNERVPAALFKLGLSAAETGDTTKSRKYLKRVIEEYSTSDEAKLAKAKMAELR, from the coding sequence ATGAGCCGTCGACTCATTGTGTCGTTGCAAGTGGGTTTGTGCTGTGCCGCCGGCGTGATCTTCACCGGTTGCGCGAAGCACGCCGATTTCCTGGAAGTGCGGGACCAGGTGTCGATCATCGCAAAGACTCAGGACCAGGAGCAAAAGCGGTTCGAGGCGATGCAGCGCCGGTTGGAAGCGTTGGAACGGGTGCGGGAGCCGGAAGGGGGTAAACTCAGGCTCGATGATGCGTTGGCGCGGCTGCAGAAGTTGGAAGGGCGTTTAGCCAAGATCGAGGAGGCGCAGATGGCCCAAGCGGCTGCGGCGCGGTCGGACTTCGCGTTGGCCGAGGCGACTCGTCAGGCGCGGGTGACCAAGCCTGCGGCGCCGATTGATCTGCCTTCGGCGGTGCCCGGCGTGCAGCCGATTACCATCACTCCGACCTCGGCCTTCAACCTGGCTTACAACGACTATCTCAACGGAAAATTTGACCTGGCCGTCAGCGGCTTTCAGCGGTTCATCAAGGATTTCCCCTCGACGTCCTTGACACCGAACGCGCATTATTGGCTCGGTGAATCCTATTATGGCCAAAAGGATTATGTGCGGGCCATGCAATCGTTTGAACATGTGGTGAACGAATACGTCGGAAACGAGCGGGTTCCGGCCGCGCTCTTCAAGCTCGGTTTGTCTGCGGCGGAAACTGGCGACACGACCAAGTCCAGAAAATATCTCAAGCGAGTGATCGAGGAGTACTCCACCTCCGACGAAGCGAAACTCGCCAAGGCCAAGATGGCTGAGCTGCGATGA